Within Sorangiineae bacterium MSr11367, the genomic segment TCGAAGATCACCTGCCGGTTGCCCGCCATCTCGTTCTTGAGACGCGTGAGCACCGGCTCGAACGCAGGCTGGCCGCGCTCGATCTGGATGGCGCGAAAGATCGCGAGGCCCTTGGGCGTGGAGGCCATCTCCACGATATTGCGCAGCAATCCAAGGAGATCCTCGCGCAGCGAGCCAGTGTTGGGTGGCTGCTTGTATGGGCTGATGTGGCGAAGGGCCGCCACCACCAGATCGTCCTTTGTCGGCCAGCGTCGGTAAATAGTTGTCTTATTCACGCCGGAACGCGTGGCGATTTCGTCGACACGCATGCCGGCGTAGCCATTTCGCCCGAATTCCTCGGCCGCATT encodes:
- a CDS encoding TetR/AcrR family transcriptional regulator, translating into MQGRSAEIVELVLQNAAEEFGRNGYAGMRVDEIATRSGVNKTTIYRRWPTKDDLVVAALRHISPYKQPPNTGSLREDLLGLLRNIVEMASTPKGLAIFRAIQIERGQPAFEPVLTRLKNEMAGNRQVIFDRAILRGELPVTTDTQLVGELCFAAMFLRIVTVGQKVDDPFLESVVDMIVAGAKAVGAKASESIAGQANQASVE